The Beijerinckiaceae bacterium genome has a window encoding:
- a CDS encoding PAS domain-containing sensor histidine kinase has translation MGDQRIAGRAKGGRNGKPRFAARFGPVAVILALFVALVSFLIFSGYTPISPTNTVVVGLFVANILGILLVFCFVLAEAYALFKARRAGIAGAELHVRVVGLFSIIAAAPALLMAWVGSVTLERSLNPSFMQDGRGFVQNTIDAARLYERDQCKSLLQEARLTASDLDRGKLMFEVDRPLFREFFASRARFLGFTAAALLKSDGTVVERVDTGAAVGNVVVRPDPRDFEEAKKNEPVCLTLNEGPTFVALRTLNSFEDTFLYVARPVDPFTVEFPRQAAKMVALYDAFDSHRSGIRIAFATMFVLIALIMLLSATWLGLSFADSLVAPIRRLIAATDEVASGNLHVQVAVHKSDGDLAHLGETFNKMTSELSVQQRRLIAASKLIDERRLFTEAVLSGVPVAVVGVGRQGEITVLNHSAENLIPRSGESAARLVGQAIEAVLPEISDTLAEARANPSRLIQGQISLARGGLDRLFNVSITSEPTERADRNYVVTLDDITDLVSAQRTAAWADVARRIAHEIKNPLTPIQLSAERLKRKYGRLIEKDRDVFDQCTDTIVRQVDDIKRMVDEFSSFARMPKPSLESDDLGECVRQVLFLMRVAHPDIVFEDHLPEAPVRVPFDRRLLSQALTNIIKNATEGIGEQPEGTEDQGRISVTLAITGQGVTIDVIDNGKGFPRENRQRLLEPYMTTRAEGTGLGLPIVAKILADHGGGIELRDAPEGRGAWVRLFFPLGHDLGSKSDFAGASDQAAPAAARKGA, from the coding sequence ATGGGTGATCAGCGAATAGCGGGGCGAGCTAAAGGCGGACGAAATGGCAAACCCCGGTTTGCAGCTCGTTTCGGCCCTGTCGCGGTTATTCTCGCGCTGTTCGTCGCTCTCGTCAGCTTTCTGATCTTCTCGGGCTATACGCCAATTTCCCCGACAAACACCGTGGTCGTGGGGTTGTTTGTCGCCAATATCCTCGGCATCCTTCTCGTCTTCTGCTTCGTGCTCGCGGAAGCCTATGCGCTGTTCAAGGCACGCCGCGCCGGGATCGCTGGAGCCGAGCTGCATGTTCGCGTGGTCGGGCTTTTTTCGATCATCGCCGCCGCACCGGCTCTCTTGATGGCCTGGGTCGGTTCGGTGACCTTGGAGCGAAGTCTCAATCCTTCTTTCATGCAGGACGGGCGTGGCTTTGTCCAAAATACCATTGACGCGGCGCGGCTCTATGAGCGGGACCAATGCAAATCCCTGCTGCAGGAAGCCCGGCTCACGGCCTCCGATCTCGACCGCGGCAAGCTTATGTTTGAGGTCGACCGCCCGTTGTTTCGGGAGTTTTTTGCCTCAAGGGCCCGTTTTTTGGGATTTACCGCGGCGGCGCTTCTGAAATCCGATGGCACGGTCGTTGAGCGAGTCGACACCGGCGCGGCGGTTGGAAACGTGGTGGTTCGGCCAGACCCCAGAGATTTCGAGGAAGCAAAAAAAAATGAGCCGGTTTGCCTGACCCTTAATGAAGGCCCGACTTTCGTGGCCTTGCGGACGCTCAATTCCTTCGAAGATACTTTTTTATATGTGGCGAGGCCAGTCGACCCGTTCACGGTGGAGTTTCCCCGCCAGGCCGCCAAAATGGTTGCGCTCTACGACGCTTTTGACAGCCATCGAAGCGGCATTCGGATCGCGTTCGCGACCATGTTCGTCCTGATCGCCTTGATCATGCTGTTGTCCGCGACTTGGCTCGGTCTTTCCTTTGCCGACAGCCTTGTCGCTCCGATCCGGCGCCTGATCGCGGCGACAGACGAGGTGGCCTCCGGCAATCTCCACGTTCAAGTCGCGGTCCATAAATCCGACGGAGATTTGGCGCATCTAGGCGAAACCTTCAACAAGATGACATCGGAACTCAGCGTCCAGCAGCGGCGGCTGATTGCTGCCAGCAAGCTGATCGATGAGCGGCGCCTCTTTACCGAGGCCGTCCTATCCGGGGTTCCCGTCGCGGTGGTGGGCGTGGGACGCCAGGGAGAAATTACCGTGCTCAATCATTCGGCGGAGAATTTGATTCCCCGAAGCGGAGAATCGGCAGCTCGGCTCGTGGGGCAGGCGATCGAAGCCGTCCTGCCGGAAATCTCCGATACGCTGGCCGAGGCACGCGCCAACCCCTCCCGCCTGATTCAGGGGCAGATTTCCTTAGCCCGAGGCGGCCTCGACCGGCTTTTCAATGTGAGTATCACCAGCGAGCCGACCGAGCGGGCCGACCGGAACTATGTCGTGACACTCGACGACATTACCGACCTCGTCTCGGCGCAGCGGACGGCAGCCTGGGCCGATGTCGCGCGCCGGATCGCCCATGAAATCAAAAATCCGCTGACTCCGATTCAGCTCTCCGCCGAACGGTTGAAGCGCAAATATGGCCGCCTGATAGAAAAGGATCGCGACGTCTTTGACCAGTGCACCGACACAATCGTCCGCCAAGTCGATGACATTAAGCGTATGGTGGATGAGTTTTCCTCGTTCGCGCGGATGCCAAAACCCAGCCTCGAAAGCGACGATCTCGGCGAATGCGTGCGCCAGGTTCTGTTTTTGATGCGGGTCGCCCATCCCGATATTGTTTTTGAAGACCATTTGCCGGAGGCCCCGGTTCGCGTCCCGTTCGACCGGCGACTCCTTTCTCAGGCTTTGACGAACATTATTAAGAATGCGACGGAGGGGATCGGCGAGCAGCCGGAAGGCACCGAAGACCAGGGACGCATTTCCGTGACCCTTGCGATTACTGGGCAAGGTGTCACCATTGACGTTATCGACAACGGCAAGGGGTTTCCAAGGGAGAACCGACAAAGGCTGCTCGAACCCTATATGACGACGCGAGCGGAAGGAACCGGCCTCGGACTTCCGATCGTGGCCAAGATTCTCGCCGATCATGGCGGCGGGATCGAGCTACGCGATGCGCCAGAAGGGCGGGGCGCCTGGGTCAGGCTCTTTTTTCCTTTGGGCCACGATCTTGGGAGTAAATCTGATTTTGCCGGGGCTTCGGATCAAGCCGCGCCGGCGGCGGCCAGAAAGGGAGCGTGA
- a CDS encoding sigma-54-dependent Fis family transcriptional regulator yields the protein MASDILIVDDEADIREIVSGILSDEGHGTRTAKNSDEALAAIGARRPTLVFLDIWLQGSRLDGLQLLKIIKEQNPNLPVVMISGHGNIETAVSAIKLGAYDFIEKPFKADRLVLVAERALEASRLKREVNELRTRTGGANLIVGKSTAINQLRQVIERVGPANSRILITGSPGAGKELVARNIHETSARASGPFVTISSATIEPETMELELFGVEGKEGRSRKVGALEEAHGGTLYLDEIADMPKETQGKILRVLVEQNFQRVGGTTRVHVDVRIISSSSRNLAALIADGSFREDLFHRLAVVPVRVPSLSEHREDIPELIGFFMEQVSVTSGMPRRLIADDAMAVLQSHDWPGNIRQLRNNVERLMILAAGDPDAAVTAEMLPAEIGTLVPSTPNGQGGEKLMNLPLREAREVFEREYLVAQINRFSGNISRTAEFIGMERSALHRKLKSLQVD from the coding sequence ATGGCGAGCGACATTCTGATTGTGGACGATGAAGCCGATATCCGCGAGATTGTTTCCGGGATCTTGTCGGACGAAGGCCACGGCACGCGCACGGCCAAGAACTCCGACGAGGCGTTGGCCGCGATTGGGGCCAGACGACCTACTCTCGTCTTTCTCGATATTTGGCTGCAAGGGTCAAGACTCGACGGCTTGCAGCTGTTGAAAATCATCAAGGAGCAGAACCCGAACCTCCCGGTCGTCATGATTTCGGGGCATGGCAACATTGAGACGGCGGTGTCCGCGATCAAGCTCGGCGCCTATGACTTCATCGAAAAGCCGTTCAAGGCTGATCGCCTGGTGCTTGTCGCTGAACGTGCGCTCGAAGCCTCGCGGTTGAAGCGCGAAGTCAATGAACTTCGCACGCGAACGGGCGGTGCCAATCTGATTGTCGGCAAATCGACCGCGATCAATCAATTGCGCCAGGTGATCGAGCGCGTTGGACCGGCCAATTCGAGGATCCTGATCACCGGTTCGCCGGGCGCGGGCAAGGAACTCGTCGCACGCAACATCCATGAGACATCGGCGCGTGCGAGCGGGCCGTTCGTGACCATCAGCTCGGCGACGATCGAGCCGGAAACCATGGAACTCGAACTTTTTGGGGTCGAGGGCAAGGAGGGCCGTAGCCGCAAGGTGGGAGCTCTCGAGGAAGCCCATGGAGGCACGCTCTATCTCGACGAAATTGCGGATATGCCGAAGGAGACCCAGGGCAAAATCCTGCGTGTGCTCGTCGAACAAAATTTTCAGCGGGTAGGGGGAACGACCCGCGTCCATGTCGATGTGCGCATCATTTCATCGAGTTCGCGCAATCTCGCGGCGCTGATCGCCGACGGTTCGTTTCGCGAGGACCTTTTCCATCGTCTTGCGGTTGTGCCGGTTCGGGTCCCTTCCTTGAGCGAACATCGCGAAGATATTCCCGAACTCATCGGGTTTTTCATGGAGCAGGTCTCGGTGACGAGCGGTATGCCCAGGCGTTTGATCGCTGACGACGCGATGGCGGTCCTGCAGTCACATGATTGGCCCGGAAACATCAGGCAATTGCGCAATAATGTGGAACGCCTGATGATTCTCGCTGCTGGCGACCCGGATGCGGCGGTGACGGCCGAAATGCTGCCGGCCGAAATCGGTACGCTCGTTCCTTCGACCCCAAATGGTCAAGGCGGCGAAAAGCTGATGAATCTTCCCTTGCGGGAGGCCCGCGAGGTCTTTGAGCGCGAATATCTGGTCGCTCAGATCAATCGCTTCAGTGGCAATATCTCGCGGACTGCGGAGTTTATCGGGATGGAACGCTCGGCCTTGCACCGCAAATTGAAGTCCCTTCAGGTTGACTGA
- the ntrC gene encoding nitrogen regulation protein NR(I) has protein sequence MATGNILIADDDTAIRTVLSQALSRAGYEVRTTGNAATLWRWVQAGEGDLVITDVVMPDENAFELLPKMKKLRPELPIIVMSAQNTFMTAIKASERGAYDYLPKPFDLRELVLIVGRAMSEPKNRVRAEPNAELEGMPLVGRSPAMQEIYRALARLMQTDLTVMITGESGTGKELVARALHDYGKRKKGPFVAINMAAIPRDLIESELFGHEKGAFTGANQRSAGRFEQAEGGTLFLDEIGDMPMEAQTRLLRVLQQGEYTTVGGRTPIKTNVRIIAATNKDLGGLIRQGLFREDLFFRLNVVPLRLPPLRERTEDIADLAQHFFVLAASEGLPLKRVEPDALERLKRYRWPGNIRELENLTRRLAALYPQEAVTAQLVDMELAVDTSALGSSYAPPLAAGNGRSQEPERSATLASAMEQHLAELFHEHGESLPPPGLYHRILRELEYPLISAALAATRGNQIKAAELLGLNRNTLRKKVRDLDIRLMRSPR, from the coding sequence ATGGCCACTGGCAATATTCTCATTGCTGACGACGATACGGCAATTCGGACGGTTCTTAGTCAGGCTCTGTCCCGGGCGGGCTATGAGGTTCGCACGACCGGAAACGCGGCAACGCTTTGGCGGTGGGTTCAGGCCGGCGAGGGAGATCTCGTCATTACGGACGTCGTGATGCCGGACGAGAATGCCTTTGAGCTTCTTCCGAAGATGAAAAAATTGCGGCCGGAGCTGCCGATCATCGTGATGAGCGCGCAGAATACGTTCATGACCGCGATCAAGGCTTCTGAACGCGGGGCTTATGATTATCTGCCGAAGCCCTTCGATTTGAGGGAATTGGTTTTGATCGTCGGGCGCGCGATGAGCGAGCCCAAGAATCGAGTCCGCGCCGAACCCAACGCCGAACTCGAAGGGATGCCTCTGGTTGGGCGATCGCCCGCCATGCAGGAAATCTACCGTGCCTTGGCGCGCCTCATGCAGACCGATCTGACGGTCATGATTACCGGCGAATCCGGCACCGGCAAGGAGCTGGTCGCCCGCGCGCTGCATGACTATGGCAAACGCAAGAAGGGCCCGTTCGTCGCCATCAATATGGCGGCCATTCCCCGCGATCTCATTGAGAGCGAATTGTTCGGTCATGAAAAGGGGGCTTTCACCGGGGCCAATCAGCGCTCCGCCGGACGCTTCGAGCAAGCCGAGGGCGGCACTTTGTTCCTCGATGAGATTGGCGACATGCCGATGGAGGCGCAGACACGGCTTTTGCGCGTGCTTCAGCAAGGCGAATACACGACGGTCGGAGGACGCACGCCGATCAAGACCAATGTTCGCATCATTGCCGCGACCAATAAGGATTTGGGCGGCCTCATTCGCCAGGGCCTATTCCGCGAGGATTTGTTTTTCCGGCTAAACGTCGTCCCCTTGCGGCTGCCGCCCTTGCGGGAACGGACGGAAGATATCGCCGACCTCGCGCAGCACTTCTTCGTTCTCGCCGCCTCCGAGGGCTTGCCGCTGAAACGGGTCGAGCCCGATGCGCTCGAACGCCTCAAACGCTATCGATGGCCGGGCAATATTCGCGAACTCGAAAATCTCACGCGGCGGCTGGCAGCGCTTTATCCCCAGGAGGCGGTCACGGCCCAATTGGTCGACATGGAACTCGCCGTCGACACGTCCGCGCTTGGGTCGAGCTATGCGCCGCCCCTCGCTGCCGGAAATGGCCGCTCGCAGGAGCCCGAACGGAGCGCGACGCTCGCGAGTGCGATGGAACAGCATCTCGCCGAGCTCTTTCATGAACATGGCGAAAGCCTTCCACCTCCCGGTCTCTACCATCGCATTCTGCGGGAGCTGGAATATCCGTTGATCTCCGCAGCGCTCGCCGCCACGCGTGGAAATCAGATCAAGGCTGCCGAGCTTTTGGGACTCAACCGGAACACCCTGCGCAAAAAGGTTCGCGATCTGGACATCAGGTTGATGCGCTCGCCGCGCTGA
- a CDS encoding tRNA dihydrouridine synthase DusB has protein sequence MSCIAKNLGNNASGLRIGGLCLDGRALLAPMAGVTDLGMRRLARRFGASLTVSEMVAADYFTRGDRANQLRARGTGEGLHVVQIAGCDPAVMAEAARFAEGSGAAMIDINMGCPAKRVTSGFAGSHLMRDLGLAVALIRATVGAVRVPVTLKMRLGWDEQSINAPELGRLAEGEGIALLTVHGRTRCQFYSASANWAAINKVKQAVSIPVVANGDCASLADAATMLARSGADAVMIGRSAIGRPWFVGDVAHYLTHGSARGAPAAAERKSAALEHYETLLEIFGKAQGVRHARKHLAGYAEWASVRDGAMLRQRLVMAECPNEVKSALCALFDSPPLREAA, from the coding sequence ATGAGTTGCATTGCTAAAAATTTAGGCAACAATGCCAGCGGTCTTCGGATTGGTGGACTTTGCCTTGACGGGCGGGCGTTGCTTGCGCCGATGGCCGGAGTAACCGACCTCGGCATGCGCCGTCTAGCGCGCCGTTTCGGCGCCTCTCTGACCGTCTCGGAAATGGTGGCAGCCGATTATTTCACCCGCGGAGATCGGGCGAATCAGCTGAGGGCGCGTGGCACGGGCGAAGGCCTGCACGTGGTGCAGATTGCAGGATGCGACCCGGCCGTCATGGCGGAGGCCGCCCGTTTCGCGGAGGGTTCAGGGGCCGCAATGATCGACATCAACATGGGGTGTCCGGCCAAACGGGTGACAAGCGGTTTTGCGGGATCGCATCTGATGCGCGACCTGGGGCTTGCCGTCGCCTTGATCCGCGCGACGGTTGGCGCGGTGCGGGTTCCTGTCACGCTCAAAATGCGGCTCGGCTGGGATGAGCAGTCGATCAATGCGCCCGAACTCGGACGCTTGGCTGAAGGCGAGGGGATCGCGCTGTTGACGGTCCATGGCCGGACGCGCTGTCAGTTCTATTCAGCGTCGGCCAATTGGGCGGCGATCAATAAGGTGAAGCAAGCGGTTTCGATTCCGGTGGTTGCGAACGGCGATTGTGCCAGCCTTGCGGATGCTGCCACGATGCTGGCCAGATCTGGTGCCGATGCGGTGATGATCGGCCGCTCCGCAATCGGACGGCCCTGGTTTGTCGGGGATGTGGCTCACTACCTTACGCACGGGAGCGCGAGGGGCGCTCCGGCCGCCGCCGAACGAAAATCGGCGGCGCTCGAGCATTATGAGACTTTGCTTGAGATTTTCGGCAAGGCGCAGGGCGTGCGTCATGCACGCAAGCATCTGGCCGGCTATGCCGAATGGGCGAGCGTCCGCGATGGGGCAATGCTGCGCCAGCGTCTGGTGATGGCCGAATGCCCCAATGAGGTGAAGTCCGCCCTCTGCGCGTTATTTGACTCTCCGCCTCTGAGGGAGGCGGCATGA
- a CDS encoding glycosyl transferase family 1 has product MDSLETPSNLLNGTKQDSQRGPSWWLLLRLALRDFRGGLRGFGIFLASIALGVAAITGVGSVSAALKDGLAQQGRAILGGDASFNLVQHEINAPERDFFLQQGRLSSVALMRAMARGDNGEAALVEIKAVDGSYPLAGELGLEPPLPLADALAEREGAFGIVAEAALLAKLGLSLGSRLTIGDTPFELRSVLAAEPDHFFGAIGFGPRVLISEAALRATGLLQPGALTKWAYRVLLNGATTSDSQLDAFTEAVKQKFPEAGWDVRTRKNISPQFSRNLDRFTEFLTLVGLTSLIVGGIGVANAIAGFVERKRPVIATLKAVGASGSTVFALMLTQTMLVALVGVTIGAALGAALPFVAVWGFGSLLPFPLAPAVFPTAIGKGVLYGLLTALAFSAGPLGHAHDVPVQALFRAEIEPRRTLPRPRYIALILSAAVGLASTFLVFATDRGLVLIYMAATLAAFAVLRGASFLIMFGAKKIPHMRNFALRLAIGNIYRPGALTPSVVLSLGLGVALLVTLTLIDGNISAELKPSLIGKTPSFYFLDVQNAKAGEFTAFLKSHAPDSKIELVPMLRGRIIRLNGLQVGVAQPKQSVAWVLEGDRGITFAPSLPEGSVLIKGAWWPSDYTGPPLVSMENEAAEGLGLAVGDEVTVNVLGREIGAKIANTRKVNWRSYGINFVLVFSPNSFAGAPFADLATLTFEDASSPARESSILRETARKFPSITSIRVKDALDTVNAVVAQLAFAVRGASSVAFLASILVLGGALAAGQTARIHDAVVLKTLGATRSRLLAAYIFEYSALGFCTALFGVAAGGAAAYAIVDQVMKLDFLWLWPQTFIAAVAAVSVTIGLGLLSTWWILGRKPAPYLRDL; this is encoded by the coding sequence ATGGACTCATTGGAAACCCCATCCAACTTGTTGAACGGCACAAAGCAAGACTCACAACGCGGCCCTAGCTGGTGGCTGCTGCTACGGCTCGCCCTGCGCGACTTTCGCGGAGGCCTGCGCGGTTTCGGGATCTTTCTTGCGTCCATCGCGCTGGGCGTCGCCGCGATCACGGGCGTCGGCTCGGTGTCGGCTGCGCTTAAGGACGGGCTTGCCCAGCAGGGGCGCGCAATTCTTGGTGGCGATGCCTCTTTTAATCTCGTCCAGCACGAAATAAATGCGCCTGAACGCGATTTTTTTCTCCAACAAGGACGCCTTTCCTCCGTGGCGCTGATGCGCGCCATGGCGCGTGGGGACAACGGCGAAGCCGCGCTTGTCGAGATCAAGGCAGTCGACGGTAGCTATCCGCTCGCCGGCGAACTTGGCCTCGAACCACCGCTGCCGCTCGCCGACGCCTTGGCCGAGCGGGAGGGTGCCTTTGGAATCGTGGCCGAGGCGGCGCTTCTGGCAAAGCTCGGCCTCTCACTGGGAAGCCGCCTCACAATCGGCGACACGCCTTTCGAATTGCGGAGTGTGCTCGCGGCCGAGCCGGACCATTTTTTTGGGGCGATAGGATTCGGACCCCGCGTCTTGATTTCGGAAGCCGCACTTCGCGCGACCGGTCTGCTGCAGCCGGGTGCTCTCACAAAGTGGGCTTATCGCGTCCTGTTGAACGGGGCGACTACAAGCGACAGTCAACTCGACGCATTTACAGAGGCGGTGAAACAAAAATTTCCCGAGGCGGGATGGGACGTCCGCACGCGAAAAAACATATCTCCGCAATTTTCCCGCAATCTGGATCGCTTCACGGAATTTCTGACCCTCGTCGGCCTCACGTCTTTGATCGTCGGCGGGATCGGCGTCGCCAACGCGATTGCCGGCTTTGTCGAGCGTAAGCGGCCGGTGATTGCGACTTTGAAAGCAGTCGGCGCGAGCGGGTCCACCGTCTTTGCTCTGATGTTGACTCAAACGATGCTGGTTGCCCTCGTCGGAGTGACGATTGGCGCGGCGCTTGGCGCCGCATTGCCTTTTGTCGCTGTCTGGGGCTTCGGTTCTCTCCTCCCTTTCCCGCTTGCGCCAGCGGTCTTCCCGACTGCAATTGGCAAGGGCGTTCTGTACGGCCTTTTGACCGCGCTCGCATTCTCCGCGGGTCCATTGGGACACGCCCATGACGTTCCGGTCCAGGCGTTGTTTCGCGCCGAGATCGAACCGAGGCGGACTCTCCCGAGGCCCCGCTACATTGCCCTGATCCTCAGCGCCGCCGTGGGCCTTGCATCGACGTTTTTGGTCTTTGCGACCGATCGCGGGCTTGTCCTAATTTACATGGCAGCGACCCTCGCCGCCTTCGCCGTCCTGCGGGGGGCGTCCTTTCTCATCATGTTCGGCGCCAAGAAAATCCCGCACATGCGCAATTTCGCGTTGCGCTTGGCCATCGGTAATATTTATCGGCCGGGCGCGCTCACGCCTTCCGTCGTCCTTTCGCTCGGCCTCGGTGTTGCGCTTCTCGTGACGCTCACTTTGATCGATGGCAACATCAGCGCCGAACTCAAACCCTCCCTCATCGGCAAGACGCCGAGCTTTTATTTTCTCGATGTCCAAAACGCGAAGGCCGGAGAGTTTACGGCGTTCTTGAAGAGTCACGCGCCAGACAGCAAAATCGAACTCGTCCCGATGCTGCGCGGTCGCATCATCCGTCTGAATGGATTGCAGGTGGGCGTGGCACAGCCCAAACAAAGCGTCGCCTGGGTTTTGGAAGGCGACCGCGGGATTACCTTCGCCCCTTCTTTGCCGGAAGGCTCCGTTCTGATCAAAGGAGCCTGGTGGCCGAGCGATTACACGGGGCCTCCCTTGGTCTCGATGGAAAATGAGGCCGCCGAGGGGCTCGGGCTTGCCGTCGGCGACGAAGTCACCGTCAACGTTCTCGGCCGAGAGATCGGTGCCAAAATCGCCAATACCCGCAAGGTCAATTGGCGGAGCTATGGAATTAATTTCGTCCTGGTATTCTCGCCGAACAGCTTCGCTGGCGCTCCCTTTGCCGACCTCGCGACACTGACCTTTGAAGATGCCAGCAGCCCGGCGCGGGAATCTTCGATTTTGCGCGAGACAGCGCGGAAGTTTCCGTCGATTACAAGCATCCGTGTGAAGGATGCGCTTGATACCGTAAACGCGGTTGTGGCTCAGCTGGCCTTTGCGGTCAGGGGAGCCTCCAGCGTTGCATTCCTGGCCTCGATCCTGGTCCTCGGCGGGGCGCTCGCGGCGGGTCAAACCGCCCGTATTCACGATGCCGTCGTATTGAAGACGCTCGGCGCGACGCGGTCGCGCCTGCTGGCCGCCTATATTTTTGAATATAGCGCGCTTGGGTTTTGCACGGCGTTGTTCGGTGTCGCGGCAGGGGGAGCCGCCGCCTATGCCATTGTTGACCAAGTGATGAAACTCGATTTTCTTTGGCTCTGGCCGCAGACATTTATCGCGGCAGTGGCCGCGGTGAGCGTCACAATCGGCCTTGGACTGCTCTCGACATGGTGGATTTTGGGCCGCAAACCGGCACCTTATTTGCGCGATCTATAG
- a CDS encoding two-component sensor histidine kinase: MSTALASSGLTQLGLARNDGDAGKLLNALPHPVISVLPDGSIADANAAAEVFFGMSRTSLWQQKIGQIVTADSPLLSLIEQVRAGGAAINEYRVHLRLAKPQGERLVDISVTPLRDPGDGVVVMLQERSLAEKIDRQLTHRGAGRSVAAMASVLAHEIKNPLSGIRGAAQLLEAEATDADRVLTRLICEETDRIVKLVDRMSAFSEKRPIDREKVNIHAVLDHVKKVSQAGFARHIRFHENYDPSLPSVLGNKDQLVQVFLNLVKNAAEAIGETRSDGDIELSTAFRPGVRLQIPGAKAPVSLPLEFCVRDNGSGVAPDLLPYLYDPFITTKATGTGLGLALVAKIVGDHGGTIECESFPRRTTFRVLMPMFAPHKMAKA; encoded by the coding sequence ATGAGCACGGCTCTTGCCTCTTCAGGACTGACGCAGCTCGGTCTCGCCCGGAACGACGGCGATGCGGGCAAGCTCCTGAATGCTCTTCCCCATCCTGTCATCTCGGTGTTGCCGGATGGTTCAATTGCCGATGCCAATGCGGCGGCTGAAGTTTTTTTCGGGATGAGCCGGACATCGCTTTGGCAGCAAAAAATCGGTCAAATCGTTACGGCGGACTCGCCCCTCCTGTCCCTCATCGAACAGGTGAGGGCCGGCGGTGCGGCGATCAACGAATATCGGGTCCATTTGAGATTGGCGAAACCTCAAGGGGAGAGGCTGGTTGATATTTCTGTGACGCCATTGCGGGACCCCGGCGATGGCGTTGTCGTCATGTTGCAGGAACGCTCGCTCGCAGAAAAAATCGACCGCCAGCTCACCCATCGCGGCGCCGGCCGTTCCGTGGCCGCCATGGCTTCCGTGCTCGCCCATGAAATCAAGAACCCGCTGTCCGGGATCAGAGGCGCCGCGCAGCTTCTTGAAGCCGAAGCCACCGACGCCGATCGGGTTTTGACGCGCCTGATCTGCGAGGAGACCGACCGAATTGTGAAACTGGTCGATCGCATGAGTGCTTTTTCAGAGAAGCGGCCGATCGATCGGGAGAAGGTCAATATTCACGCCGTCCTCGACCATGTGAAGAAAGTGTCCCAGGCCGGATTTGCGCGTCATATCCGCTTCCATGAGAATTACGATCCCTCGCTTCCTTCGGTTCTCGGCAACAAGGACCAACTCGTTCAAGTGTTCTTGAATCTGGTCAAGAATGCTGCGGAAGCGATTGGCGAAACACGAAGCGACGGCGATATCGAACTGTCGACTGCGTTCCGGCCCGGAGTTCGTCTGCAAATCCCCGGCGCCAAAGCGCCCGTGAGTCTGCCTTTGGAATTTTGCGTTCGCGACAATGGTTCGGGCGTCGCGCCCGACTTACTGCCCTATCTCTACGATCCGTTTATCACGACGAAGGCAACAGGAACTGGCCTAGGGCTTGCTTTGGTTGCCAAGATTGTTGGCGATCATGGTGGCACCATAGAATGCGAATCTTTTCCCCGCCGGACGACGTTCCGCGTTCTCATGCCCATGTTTGCGCCCCATAAAATGGCCAAGGCGTGA
- a CDS encoding DUF1674 domain-containing protein — protein MERPKNDDLAILKASRRKLSEAAQRALAEADERRRIAKQDSTVAPTEINGRDGLEPARYGDWEVKGIATDF, from the coding sequence ATGGAACGACCGAAAAACGATGACCTTGCCATTTTGAAGGCAAGCCGAAGAAAGCTCAGCGAAGCGGCGCAGCGGGCGCTCGCCGAGGCAGACGAACGCCGTCGCATTGCCAAGCAGGACAGTACAGTGGCGCCCACGGAAATCAATGGCCGGGATGGTTTAGAGCCGGCCCGCTATGGTGATTGGGAGGTCAAGGGTATCGCTACTGATTTCTGA